Within the Siniperca chuatsi isolate FFG_IHB_CAS linkage group LG18, ASM2008510v1, whole genome shotgun sequence genome, the region TCATCCATAAGAACAAGGGTGACTCCTCCACCTCAGATATCTTCATCCTTCATCTGGCGGTTTTAGACGCACTCTTCTGTCTCACCCCTCCCCTTGAGCTGGCCAACATagtcttcctcaccaccagcaGCACCTGGTACGTCCTGCGCTTCTTCTACGGCATGAAAGACTCCtcgcctctctttctctcctgcatCTGCCTGGACCGCTACATGGCCGTGGTCCACCCCATCACCTTCACCAAGCTCAAGGACCGTCAACACCGAGCGGTCCTGGCCCTCATAGTCTGGCTGATCATTGTGGCCTACGCTGCTGCAAAATGTGTAGGCAACATTGTCAACTTCGAGAAGGTCTTCACGGTGATGATACTCATAGCATTCGCCTTCATGGTGTTCTGCAACATTGTGATCCTCTGGGCGCTGCAGCAGTCTGGGCCCGGCAGAGACGAGATGCATCCTGTGAAGAAAAGAGCCTTCAAGATGGTCCTCATCATCCTGGCCATCATAGTGTTCAACTACTTCCCACCTGTCGCGCTGTTCCCCTTCCAGGACTACTTCTCTCGTGACGTGTTTCATTGTTACATTCACTATGTTGCATTTGGCCTGATGGACTTCAGCAGCAGCATTCAGCCTATGCTCTATCTGTCCAAGGAAAAGCTGCCATGGAGCGTCAACTGCTGCCAGAGCAGCAACACCCAAATCAATTAGGGGAAACATGTTTGTTGTTCAAAAGTTTTCATatgaatgtgttgttgttgtgaaatATAGGAGAATGTGTTATGTTCTTGCTTTATCCAATGCTGAAAATACTGATTATTAAAAAGATGTATTGTgcggtggttcccaacctaagGTCTGGGTCCCCTAAGGGGAACTCCAAACATTAAAGTTCTTGCTTGTTCTGAGGAAGATAGAATAtgcataaaatgtattaatagcATATTGTTCAGGTTTATAGATTTCTCAAAAATTCTGTGCAGAAACCAGTTTGTTTAAGgcaataattcaacattttgggaaatacacttattcgctttctggcaacgagttagatgagaagattgataccactctcattctCGTGTTTGTTAAATGTAAGTGTACTGCCAGCAggtagttagcttagcttagcacaaagactggaaatagggggaaacagctagcccggtTCTGtcaaatggtaacaaaatccacctaccagcacttctaaagctcactgagagacacatgaaagtggtattgatcttctcatctaactccctgCCAGAAAACGAATAAGCAAATTTCCAAAAATGGTCACCAATGTTACAAAACCCATATTTTCTCGTTTACCTTCAGTTGTATGTAGCCaagcagatagttttggttgtatttttcaCAGTTCAGAAATACAAGAGATGAAATTAGTTAGTTAATAAGTAGTTgacccacagaaaattaatcaacatttttgataactgattaattgttcaggtcattttttaagcataaAATTCCAGAAAATAGCTGctcccagcttctcaaatggaaGGATAATCTTTTTTTACTTGTCTTATATGATAGCAAACTAAATATTCTCGTTTTTTTGGATTGTTGTTcttaaaaaacaatcaatttgaAGACGCCACcgtgggctctgggaaattgtaatgggaatttttcacaacttttttGCTCCCTTTTCACTAAACAATTGATTCAttggaaaaataatcaacagattaatcaataatgaaaataattattgcaGCCAAACCAAAACTCTCCCATATGAATACAATGgagtgaatggaattttgtttgtgcagcttaaagcatttaaaaattacacaaaaattgAATAGCATGTCTTTCCATAATGTCctagttactcaagataatccacaggccTCGCTGAACCTTTCTAAAGAATAGTCCcaatgaaaacagctgacagTGTCTTCTGTAGATAATTCAGAGTAACCAGGAAACAATTTTTTAagtgtaatttttttaacaCCACGAATGAAatcccattcacctccattgtattctCAGTCAAAAACAGGGAACATAAAACCAAATCTATCTGCATGGCTCGACAGATACCACCAGAGGTATGTAAGaaaatggggttttttttttacatttttccatgaactgaccctttaaagtgCCTTTCTGCTGAAAATTCCTAGAAAAAGTCCTAAAAATCTAATCCTCAAGCACTTCGACTCTCAGTAAGACCAGCTAGTCATCCATCTGTCTTATAATCCTGTGGAGAAAACTAACTTTCACATGTAGCATTCTTGTCTGTCAAACCATCACTATTTGACTAgtaaattaacaaaacacagcatCTAAGAGCGATAACAGTTCTGAAAGATTTGATGAGCATTCAGagcattaaaataaagtttgattcTACTTGGAGTTAGCTTCACTTTGGCTTTATGGACAGACAGCACACATCTCAGCCATAGTGTCCTCTGTGGTGAGAAACTACACCTTTGTGCTTACTGTCCTTACGTTAAATGCTGGGAATCACTGCATCATGCACAGTCACTTATCTATACACTGTGTTGTATTTGCTTTTACGGTTGTACTCACAGAATGTATTGTGTGCACTTGTACTTGCAATGTATTTTagtgaacacattttttttcttgtacacTGACTGTAATGTCTAACAAAATATACCCATAAAGTATAAATAAGacaatattaatacaaaatctTGGTTAAGTTTTCTCTTTAATTTAGACACAGATCGCACAAAAGTAACTCACAATAAATTCCTAGTAGCAAACACTCAagtttaatatacagtacatttctgtGCAGGTATATCAACCAGTTGCCACAACAAACAGTAGCCCTATCATCACAAACAAGGCATTTTACTCCTGTGGGCTGTACATAATTCATGGTAAGAGACCTGTTTCCTGGTAGAACAGTGAACAGCCTAAAACAAATCCTCTAGAAGCTCGACATTCTTTGATCAGCATGGCTTACAAAACGATTATTAATTTACTATTGAAAGCTGGTCAATCgatactgaatatttttaacattattttcgGTAACATtattacacaaatacattctTGTCAGTTCAACGGATCAGACTGCTGACTGTATAGTTAAAGCTATATACAGCAATATATTAATGATCTTCACCCTAAATCAGTGTTGCAGCACACATGTCTAACCCTCTGGCTACTACaaagtgtgtaaatgtgtttagaAGCATCTTAATTCTAAAACaataatattgttattttctACTGACCCCTGTGGGAaactttcattttctccacagGGAGGTCAAAGGCCAAGACCAgtggattcagtgtcttgcttcAGCAGGGTGGTTGAAACCATCCTTTCAATCTGAcagacatttcattcaatatAACATACCACTGACATTGTGGTAACTTACAGCAAGTTTAAAACTGTTCTTTTCGGGTTACATTTTCAGTCTGTAACTCTTTACACTGTGTTGTGAGAGAGAAGACTATAAGAGGAATATTAGAGTTTATCAAtcgaaataaaataattactcaTACGGCATTGGTAAATATTTGGACCTACTAAATCACAGCAAAGATTAGACAACAGTGTATTGCACTGTACCACAAACATCACATAGAGTTTTGAGCGTCAAacttcattcttgaccttgggaacaaCATAATGTTAACTCAATGTCCATTTACTaactttttctggagctttcaaccacaacACCCAACCTTAGTGGCGATTCAGGCTGACAACAGCCCTGTGTTAAAACAGGAAGTCCAGCTCTGAGTAACAGATTAAAGCGTTTAAAGGCTGCACTGCACAGCAGTTTGTAATACTCTGCTGATGCAGGCTGTAAGATGTGTTTCAAAACTCTGAAaaggctagtaagtggaccttgaagATTATAGCGTAAAATCACATACAGCACTCATTCTCAGTTTTTATATTACTCATCGCCAAGAATTTGGTTGTAGTTTCGATCAGTGTCTGAAAGTGTCTCAGAAGCTGAAGGTCGGGGTGGGTTTGTTTCAGCCTCGCTGGTGCTTCCCTCGCTCTGAGCCTTCTGCTCCTTGGCTGCGTGCATCTTCAGGTGTTTTTTAAGGGAGGACTGGTCTGTGTAGGTCTTTCCACAGTGGCTGCAAAGGAAGACCTTCTCTTTGGTGTGGACCAGTTCGTGTCTCTTCAGGTGACCCGACCTGCTGAAGCTCTTGCTGCAGTACGAGCAGCTGTACTCCTTCTCTCCTGTGTGAGTCCTCTGGTGCAGTTTGAGGCTGCTGGCCACCGTAAACTTCTTGCCGCACTCATTGCAGCTGTACGgtctttctcctgtgtgcatcCGCATGTGTATGGTGAGGTGGCCCGCCTGGCTGAAGGTCTTCTTACACAGCTCACAGCTGTAGGGCCTCTCTCCAGTGTGAATCCTGTAATGTGTTTTGAGGTCACCCAAGCCGTTGAACCTTTTCCCACACTGAGCGCAGCAGTACGGCTTCTCACCAGTGTGGATCCTCTCATGTATACGCAGGTTGCCTGCGTTGCTGAAAGTTTTGCCGCACTCCTGGCAGCTGTAAGGCCTCTCCCCGGTGTGAGTCCGCAAATGGACTTTGAGCTGGTTGTGCTCATTGAAGCGCTTCCCGCAGTGCGAGCAGGAATACGGCTTCTCTCCAGTGTGGACGCGTTTGTGTATCCTGAGCTGACTGGGATGGGCGTATGTTTTACTGCAGATGTTGCAGCTATAAGGTCTTTCTCCTGTGTGGGTGCGCTTGTGAGATTTGAGGAGATCGGCCCGGCCGAAGCGTTTACCACAATAGTTGCAGCTGTGGGCCTTCTCACCGCTGTGAGTCTTGATGTGGACGTTGAGCGAGGCTGCTCGACTAAATGTTTTGGGACAGATGGGACAGCGCAAAAAGTTGTCACGGATCTCCAAAAACTCATCTGCGGGAACAGCGGGTGAATTGTTTTCTTCATGCGTCACTACTTCTGGCTCCGCAACCTGTCTGCTCGCTCCCTCTGGATCTAATTCTGATTCAGGGTAATATCTCAACGCATGGTTCAACTCTTGCTTAGAGAAACAGTCATTGTCACCATACTGCAACACCCcattctgctcctcttcctctgtcttaaTGAACTGTCCATCCTGCATGTAAGTGTCAGAAACAATGGTGACTTTAACTTCACTGTCACTGCCTCTGGAGTCTTGCTCGAGACCTGCAGATGGCGGCAGAGGTGCATATGCATCATGACTGTCAAAACTAACCTCCATGCTCTCGTTTTTTATTGGCCTCATTGTCAGATTGAGAAGGGATGAAGGCTGGGAGAGGTCAATAGCACTGCCTTCATCCAGGTCAGGCTCTGTTTTTACTGATATCAAGTTTTGGGTGGAGATACCTACCTCTGCTGTGTTCACACATGGTCTTTCTAACAAATGATCAGTCTGCAGtaaaaaggaggcagaggatATGCTCTCCCTCATCTTGTCTTTGTGCTTCCTCCTGAAGCTCTTCTTGTCACTGCTGCATATGGACATCTTGAACATGCCCTGGGTGGAGTTGATGGGATGATTGTTCCGTTCAGAAGTCGAAAACTTTTCACTGACATCTTGTTcacaaatatctgtaaaaatTTAAGGGCAAAATAATGTTATTTAGAGTCAAACATACCTACATTACTGCTAAAATGTTTGATTAGCTGACAGTAGTGTAGGAACATtataatttaaagctgcattcattgattttttggACACTtcggggcagcagaacaagctgtaaacacaagacTGACAtaacttaataaaataaaacgaaTATCCCCTATTCCATTGTTTTGTATGTCTtgtcttgttcttttctttttattattattctgtatgCTTAAAAATAATCTCAATAACTTTGTACTTTTTATCTTATATTCTGTTTTAAGGGTGACTTTGTAACATCTGTCCAGGGActacaggtaaaaaaaattgCCTCTTGGCAAACTTGCAAAAAAGGCGAAAGGccttatctagagccagtgtttgatttgtctgttctgggctactgtagaaacatggcggtgcaacatggtgacatTCGTGGAaagggacccgctccctctgagggaaatatgtagccctttagttgctaaatgctccactatgttcaccagctagccactgtctttgtctgtctgttgtttggtgttggacaggtagtgtacagcggGTTTAtcagttggtttttttttgctgcctGTTACAACTGGAAATTAGTGGGTGTTTGCGGGTGAGGGGGACTGCAGGGTTGTATGATAATTTTCTGCAGCTTTGTCACTgcgagcaacccctttcacgtTACGCATGgtaatttgatacattttgatattaagacattgattagtgcagctttaatcagAGGATGCTTAAATGCACCCTGTTGagttttcattgtaaacaaacacgaTATGTATGTTTCATACACAGGGATATCACAGATTATATATTGCAATATGTAAAAGATAGTCTGGATCTTTACCAAAATAATATCTGCTGTAATACTAAGGCAGGGCTGTTTTCTTCCGTGCATGCAGACATTTGAACTTCGTGTCTAAATCTGGTATGGGTTGGCACACACATATTTGCCACTAAGGCTCAGACTCAATTCAGTCCACACTCTTTCATCTCAGCTATCTAGAATAAAGAAGTAAATCAATAAAGAAGTGTGATTGATTCCTACATTTTGAAAACTGATCCTGACATTTTAGGGTTACATATTTACATCTTCAGGTACAGTTGCCTATGCTGTTCTATCATCATTAGCATGGGCAGGAAATTGTGATAGTAACGTTGCTGTACTACAGTGTAATTGGTGCTTTATTACACAGTGATCCCCAGGCCTGTTTCCTACCTCataaacatttgcacattttgaATGTACTGACACCTGCATTGTTCACATCTGCTTGCGGTCTTCTGCTTCGTATTGCTACCTTTCATTAATGTCTagttgaacacacacataacacacacaggcacaattTGCTGACAATGCAGGCACTGCTTGAACAAAAGATCAGTGGCTGCATGAAGCGACACTGTCTGCTATCgtgacaaacacagacaccctCCATTATTTAGCGAGAGTGGACAACCATACCTCTGGTAGCAGACTCCGAGCTCTTCTGTGCGAACAGCAGCCGCTTCAGGCCCTCGTTCTCAAACTCGATCCTCTGTATTGTGCCCTGGTACTCAGACAGGGTCCGGTCCACTGAGTCCAGGATGTCGCTCACTGTCGCTTTAAAGATCTCATTCAGAGAAGACTCCAGGAAGATTTTCAGATCATTCGACTTGGCCATGTTAGACCGAGCGGCCGCGGCTGTAGACACCTCACCAGACGGTTTGTACACAGCTGAAAGTATCTGGGGGGGAAAAGTGGGTGTGTGCGACTCTGCTGCCGTGTGCGGAACAAACAAAGCAGAGACTGTCGCGTGAAAATGACGGCGAGGAGAAGctggttttgttttgctaaCATCGGTAGCGCCCCTGTTGGTTTGGAGTGGAATCGTTGAATTAGCCGGGGCCCCAGCAAACGTTACTGTGATACTGTTTACACAAATAACCACGGTGATAAATAGTGTTTAAATAACAACAAGAAGAGCTGCAAAACCATAGCAGCACTACTAGATCACTACTAACTACTAGCTAATACTAATGGTACCACTAACTACTAATAAACAGCTGCAAGGATTCTCACATAAATGCTAGGtaatgataatattttaatacCAACGGTAATCTTAATGCTAATCATGCTAATGATGCTGCTTACAATGTTTACGCTACTTAGGTTACGTCAGGGGTAAAGCTAATAACGCTAATGCTAATCACGTAAAAAACGTTGATAATAATGAATAACAACGTTACATAATATTAACTTAACTAGGTTAAATAGCTAGGCTAGCTAGGCTTCCTCTACTGTCTAATGTGCTAGTTAGTATGCTAAAACTTAGCTAACTGCAACAAAGTTAACAAGAGTTGAGAGTGCTAATAagtgctaactagctaacgatGCTGATGATACTCATGCTGCTGAGTGGcaacaaagaggaagaaaaggcaCATTGTGATTGGCAGATGGCTCAAGAGCTTAGAGCTAGCTATTATGCAAACACTATCAGCAATGCAAATAGTAATACTAAAACTATTTCTAAAGTGGTTACATCAATTAAATTAAGGCAAATGTGTTAC harbors:
- the LOC122865402 gene encoding proteinase-activated receptor 3 isoform X1: MEVIYVNSSLLFVSHRPFNDCVSEKTVYESCKNMPAVLIWYLGLQFINMFLGIPANLMVLWLIHKNKGDSSTSDIFILHLAVLDALFCLTPPLELANIVFLTTSSTWYVLRFFYGMKDSSPLFLSCICLDRYMAVVHPITFTKLKDRQHRAVLALIVWLIIVAYAAAKCVGNIVNFEKVFTVMILIAFAFMVFCNIVILWALQQSGPGRDEMHPVKKRAFKMVLIILAIIVFNYFPPVALFPFQDYFSRDVFHCYIHYVAFGLMDFSSSIQPMLYLSKEKLPWSVNCCQSSNTQIN
- the LOC122865402 gene encoding proteinase-activated receptor 3 isoform X2; protein product: MPAVLIWYLGLQFINMFLGIPANLMVLWLIHKNKGDSSTSDIFILHLAVLDALFCLTPPLELANIVFLTTSSTWYVLRFFYGMKDSSPLFLSCICLDRYMAVVHPITFTKLKDRQHRAVLALIVWLIIVAYAAAKCVGNIVNFEKVFTVMILIAFAFMVFCNIVILWALQQSGPGRDEMHPVKKRAFKMVLIILAIIVFNYFPPVALFPFQDYFSRDVFHCYIHYVAFGLMDFSSSIQPMLYLSKEKLPWSVNCCQSSNTQIN
- the LOC122865401 gene encoding zinc finger protein 436 codes for the protein MAKSNDLKIFLESSLNEIFKATVSDILDSVDRTLSEYQGTIQRIEFENEGLKRLLFAQKSSESATRDICEQDVSEKFSTSERNNHPINSTQGMFKMSICSSDKKSFRRKHKDKMRESISSASFLLQTDHLLERPCVNTAEVGISTQNLISVKTEPDLDEGSAIDLSQPSSLLNLTMRPIKNESMEVSFDSHDAYAPLPPSAGLEQDSRGSDSEVKVTIVSDTYMQDGQFIKTEEEEQNGVLQYGDNDCFSKQELNHALRYYPESELDPEGASRQVAEPEVVTHEENNSPAVPADEFLEIRDNFLRCPICPKTFSRAASLNVHIKTHSGEKAHSCNYCGKRFGRADLLKSHKRTHTGERPYSCNICSKTYAHPSQLRIHKRVHTGEKPYSCSHCGKRFNEHNQLKVHLRTHTGERPYSCQECGKTFSNAGNLRIHERIHTGEKPYCCAQCGKRFNGLGDLKTHYRIHTGERPYSCELCKKTFSQAGHLTIHMRMHTGERPYSCNECGKKFTVASSLKLHQRTHTGEKEYSCSYCSKSFSRSGHLKRHELVHTKEKVFLCSHCGKTYTDQSSLKKHLKMHAAKEQKAQSEGSTSEAETNPPRPSASETLSDTDRNYNQILGDE